In Parcubacteria group bacterium, the sequence AATTAGAACATTCTTGTCAGTTTTTCTAAGAAATTTAAGCATTTCTTGATCATATATTCTATGATCAGATTCAGCAGTTTGCATTACATCATCAATAATCAGACATTTTCCATAATCTACCGAATCAACAATAATTGTTTTTTGTCCGGCTGATGTTTCTTTTTCATATAAAATTTCCTTTATCTCCAGTTTCATCTGTTCGCCGTTACAAAAAATAGGAAGATTCAGAAACTGATACCCTCTGTTTATTTTCTGCGAATTCATGTGTTTATGAGAAACTTCTTTCTTTAATCTCTCAAATGCAATATTAGTTTCCTCTTCAGTTGCACATGTAAAAATATCGCAAGCAACATAATCCCTGTTTGGCCATGTGTGCACAGAAATATGAGACGAAGACAGCAAAATAAATCCCGTGATGCCACATGGTTTGAATTCATGGAAATAACTATGCAAGATTTCCATTGAAGTTCCTTTTACGGAATTGCTTAAGGCCTCCTTCCAAAAGTCCACTGAATTTATTTGTTCCTTGCCACAACCAAAAAATTCAATAAGATAGTGAATACCATCAGGATTGTCATTTTTCATATTTTTAATTATATAATAAAAACAAATTATTTAAAAGCTAGGTTTACAGTTAAAAAATAGGGCTGGAATTACGATTGTTTTCGCAACTCCAGCCCGCTTTGTCAAAAATTCCATACGATAGACGCGCCTACGAAAGGTTTGTCTGTCCTGGAAGAAATTCCGTCTTTCCGGCCGAGATTTTGCTGGGTCATCCCAGCAATTTTGAGGTTCAGGTTTTCAATCAATTCGACTGAAACCTCAACCTTCTCTCTGGCATATGCCAGATTCTCGGCCTGACCTCCATAGATGCCAGTGTTTCCACCAGCACCCACCTCGACATTCAAGGAAACCTTTTCGGTAACCTTAAATTCCCTCTTGAATCCGCCGTAGTAGGCGAATCCGTCAAGGGAATTCGAGTATTCATTCCCTTCTTCGTCTTCTACCCATTCTTTCTGGGTAGCGAAACGATACTCTGCCTTGAGGAAGGGAACAATTCCCCAAATAACCTCAGGAAAATTAACTTCACCATAAATAGCGTTGTAGTCAATTTCCCCTTTTTCACGCATCCAATAATGCGCAAATCCGACATCAAATTCCATTCCACAGGCTTCTGTGTAGAAGCCAAAATAAACATCTGTTTCTTTCGGCTCGTGTCTTAACGGAGCATAATTCTCCGCTTTAATATACAGGCCAGTATTTTCTTTTTCGACTCCCACAGTTGCAGATTGGGTCGATATCGGGTTATCGTAGTACATTTCCCCGGTAATTTCGTCGGCATACTTGTTATGTATGCTGACTGAAGCATCACCGATGACCCGCCAACTTACCTTACTTTTCTCCTCAGCGGAAGAAATTCCTACTGAGAAAAAAAATGCCAATACCGCCATTACAGCAATCAATCTTTTCATATTCCCCTCCTTGGGATTTTTTCTAAATTTTTTGAGAACTATTTGGCCGTTTTAGACCAATGGTACATTATACTCCTAAAATCCCATCCTGTCAAATGAAAACATCAAACCCCTTAAATAAGGGGTTTTTAGTATAAAGTTTGAAAATTTTATTGCTATTTTTATCATTCTCCTGCCCCTTCATCCGTCGAATCCGTTGGAACCGCACTATCGATGCAATCTTCCGTTTCGGAATCGCAAGGCGCCTCTTCTGCAGACAAGCTTTCTTCATCAGAAGCCTCTTCCTCCAAAAGACAAGCTTCATCGCCTTCCTCACAATCGCTTTCCTCTGATTGCAAACATTCCTCATCCCCTTCTTTACAAGCAGTTTCCTCTTCTTCATCGGCCGGATTATCAATATTATACTGCTCCGGATCATTGCATTCAATTCCGTCCGCATTTCCTTCCGCGCAAAGTTCGTAGCTGCAATCCTTCTCGCCTTCGGAACAAATTAAAGCTTCACAACTTTCATCAACATTCGGATCGCAAAGCGGAACATTGAAAGCTTTTCTTTTTATTAATAAAATACCTCGCAGCAAGCTGACGAGGTATTAAATACCTTCGAACAGCTTGCGTTGATTTCTATAAATTTGTTTATACTCTAGTCCTTGATTTCTTACATAT encodes:
- the speD gene encoding adenosylmethionine decarboxylase, with protein sequence MKNDNPDGIHYLIEFFGCGKEQINSVDFWKEALSNSVKGTSMEILHSYFHEFKPCGITGFILLSSSHISVHTWPNRDYVACDIFTCATEEETNIAFERLKKEVSHKHMNSQKINRGYQFLNLPIFCNGEQMKLEIKEILYEKETSAGQKTIIVDSVDYGKCLIIDDVMQTAESDHRIYDQEMLKFLRKTDKNVLILGGGDGYIAQMALEKNPNLKIRVIDLDIEIVKCAKKYLDQKIFDSKKVELFIGDALHFLKVTKEKYDGIICDLTDAPIGTKKEEKEFRGFFEKIISFSESRLEEGGWISVQSGASSVAAGFVDESSIIEKILKGNSLKYITRSDVFIPSYGESCAFLFGKK